One Acropora palmata chromosome 2, jaAcrPala1.3, whole genome shotgun sequence genomic window carries:
- the LOC141874152 gene encoding glycoprotein 3-alpha-L-fucosyltransferase A-like, with translation MYKNGRIRYYSSNFVIFCLGICFVFYITLYKNVFSFDKSYFLDISVGERSARQQPPRRKLILLFTPFFGAKWRDHSTVGPSSTYFLEGRQTFKDCEVSSCAVTYNKEKIMEADAVGFHARDMPSILPAKRTSKQIWFYFVLENPLNVFINDEGYANVFNWTMSYSRNSEIYTPYGKYILSSKIPNNGFDSFDLATKDKKVAWLVSNCYATERREYVEELKEHIDISVYGLCGDKRSCPARRHSTVCNALLRRHKFYLAFENGNCPEYITEKYWVNAIDNNILPVVMGGADYKALAIPNSYINVEDFESPKKLAEYLLYLDRNDTAYQEYFTWKRFYQHVPPKFACSLCKQLHNKSLLASPRMYKNMKMFWDAASCRKLNLLQ, from the coding sequence ATGTATAAGAACGGTCGCATTCGATACTACTCATCTAActttgtcatcttttgcttggGCATATGTTTTGTCTTCTATATTACTTTATACAAGAATGTGTTTTCATTCGATAAATCGTATTTTTTAGACATCTCTGTGGGAGAACGTAGTGCGAGACAACAGCCACCAAGACGTAAGTTGATTTTGCTATTCACGCCATTTTTTGGAGCAAAATGGAGAGACCATTCGACTGTAGGACCGTCGAGTACATATTTTCTGGAAGGGAGACAGACATTTAAGGATTGTGAAGTGTCCAGCTGTGCAGTGACttacaacaaagaaaagataatGGAAGCGGACGCAGTTGGCTTTCACGCAAGAGACATGCCCTCTATCCTTCCAGCTAAAAGAACCTCCAAACAAATCTGGTTTTATTTTGTGCTGGAAAATCCTTTAAACGTGTTCATCAACGATGAAGGTTACGCAAATGTATTTAATTGGACAATGTCTTACAGTAGAAACTCTGAAATTTATACGCCTTACGGGAAATACATCTTATCTTCAAAGATTCCTAACAACGGCTTTGACAGTTTTGACTTGGCTacgaaagacaaaaaagtagCTTGGCTAGTGAGTAATTGCTATGCGACCGAGCGAAGAGAATACGTTGAGGAATTAAAAGAACACATTGATATTTCCGTATATGGACTTTGCGGTGATAAGAGAAGTTGTCCCGCAAGACGACACTCCACCGTTTGCAATGCGTTACTAAGAAGACACAAGTTTTATCTTGCCTTCGAAAACGGTAACTGCCCTGAATATATTACAGAAAAATATTGGGTAAACGCTATCGATAATAACATCTTGCCGGTAGTCATGGGAGGTGCTGATTACAAAGCGCTCGCGATTCCGAATTCATATATAAATGTGGAAGACTTTGAATCTCCCAAAAAACTTGCTGAATATCTCCTGTATCTTGATCGCAATGACACTGCCTACCAAGAGTATTTTACATGGAAGAGATTTTACCAGCATGTGCCACCAAAATTTGCTTGCTCTTTATGCAAACAGTTACATAATAAGAGTCTCCTAGCGTCGCCAAGAATGtataaaaacatgaaaatgttttgggATGCAGCTAGTTGCAGGAAATTGAATCTTTTACAATAG